In a single window of the Caulobacter soli genome:
- the ccmI gene encoding c-type cytochrome biogenesis protein CcmI, which yields MIAFWIAAAGLSAVVAALMLRGAARASVGVGDDASLAVHRRQLSEIDDLAERGLLADAELKGARAEAGRRLIAAADHQAPWPAANPKLRPLVLALAAVAPLLAIGIYGMVGALGVADQPYLKRVAQWRNTDPTQLEPAKIAAVLEQIAIQRPADPEPLKNLALARMAAGDATGAAQALRRAVIIAPTRADLWAGLGEAFVADGQGDIGTDARKAFAEALKRDPKNVSARYHLGLARISDGDVQGGLADWKALLSDLPEGDPRRMGFGHQIAQVQADGGLRAEAAPTGQPAEAAQGDQASNVQGFIQGMVASLAAKLEANPDDPDGWIKLTRAYAVLGDTARRDATLAKAQARYKDQPKVLAALRQAAQTPSQKIRP from the coding sequence ATGATCGCTTTCTGGATCGCCGCGGCGGGATTGTCGGCCGTCGTCGCCGCCCTGATGCTGCGCGGGGCCGCGCGCGCGTCCGTGGGTGTGGGCGACGACGCCAGCCTGGCCGTGCACCGGCGGCAACTGTCCGAGATCGACGACCTGGCCGAGCGGGGCCTGCTGGCCGACGCCGAGCTGAAAGGCGCGCGGGCCGAGGCCGGCCGCCGCCTGATCGCCGCCGCCGATCACCAGGCCCCGTGGCCGGCCGCCAATCCCAAGCTGCGACCGCTGGTGCTGGCCCTGGCGGCCGTAGCGCCGCTGCTGGCGATCGGGATCTACGGAATGGTGGGCGCGCTGGGCGTGGCCGACCAGCCCTACCTCAAGCGCGTGGCCCAGTGGCGCAACACCGATCCGACGCAGCTGGAGCCGGCGAAGATCGCCGCCGTGCTGGAGCAGATCGCCATCCAGCGTCCCGCCGATCCCGAACCGCTGAAGAACCTGGCCCTGGCCCGCATGGCCGCCGGCGACGCCACTGGCGCCGCTCAAGCCCTGCGCCGCGCCGTGATCATCGCCCCGACCCGCGCCGACCTGTGGGCCGGGCTGGGCGAAGCCTTCGTGGCCGACGGCCAGGGCGACATCGGGACGGACGCCCGCAAGGCCTTCGCCGAGGCCCTCAAGCGCGATCCCAAGAACGTCAGCGCCCGCTATCATCTGGGTCTGGCCCGCATCAGCGACGGCGATGTCCAGGGCGGCCTGGCCGACTGGAAGGCCCTGCTGTCCGACCTGCCGGAGGGCGACCCGCGCCGCATGGGCTTTGGTCACCAGATCGCCCAGGTCCAGGCCGACGGCGGCCTGCGCGCCGAGGCCGCGCCGACCGGCCAGCCGGCCGAGGCGGCCCAAGGCGATCAAGCCTCCAATGTCCAGGGCTTCATCCAGGGCATGGTCGCGAGCCTGGCGGCCAAGCTCGAGGCCAATCCCGACGATCCCGACGGCTGGATCAAGCTGACGCGCGCCTACGCCGTGCTGGGCGACACCGCTCGCCGCGACGCGACGCTGGCCAAGGCCCAGGCGCGCTACAAGGATCAGCCCAAGGTGCTGGCCGCCCTGCGCCAGGCCGCTCAGACCCCCTCCCAGAAGATTCGGCCATGA
- a CDS encoding ATP-binding protein, with product MWDFSKPSLVRRLVLLAGVWNLVVLLVAGVFLTAQFRDAAIRRFDQSLAVLTDDLYAGSTVEDGVLKAPVLTDIRATRAYSGRYWTIFDQPPGGGGLNVIERSRSLFDSDLMIPVEQSERLMAEPGKTLYFDLKGPQNRPLRAAALLARLPGYPRPVVFIAAEDRSPIDADADRFARITAFALLILGGGLIAAVVVQVRVGLLPMFRLRREVASVRRGRAEKLEGAYPEELEPLAVELNALLAHNQEVVERQRTHVGNLAHALKTPLSVMLTEAGQRPGALAEVVERQAQTMREQVDHHLRRARAAARSQTSGERTPVEPIMDELAVTLERIFQDRNEGRGVEIDWRCPENLCFQGERQDFMELAGNVMENAGKWCKAKVRAEAVASSPEQMTLVVDDDGPGLPPDRWADALKRGQRMDEHTPGSGLGLSIVDELARAYGGSVTLGASPLGGLRVTLVLPRSEG from the coding sequence ATGTGGGACTTCAGCAAGCCTTCGCTGGTCCGTCGGCTGGTGCTGCTGGCCGGGGTGTGGAACCTGGTGGTGCTGCTGGTGGCGGGGGTGTTTCTGACCGCCCAGTTCCGCGACGCGGCGATCCGGCGGTTCGACCAGTCGCTGGCCGTGCTAACCGACGACCTCTATGCCGGCTCCACGGTCGAGGACGGCGTGCTGAAGGCCCCGGTCCTGACCGACATCCGCGCCACGCGGGCCTATTCGGGCCGCTACTGGACGATCTTCGACCAGCCGCCGGGCGGTGGTGGGCTGAACGTGATCGAGCGCTCGCGCTCGCTGTTCGACAGCGACCTGATGATCCCGGTCGAGCAGTCCGAGCGGTTGATGGCCGAGCCGGGCAAGACCCTCTATTTCGACCTCAAGGGCCCACAGAACCGACCGTTGCGCGCCGCCGCCCTGCTGGCGCGCCTGCCGGGTTACCCGCGGCCGGTGGTGTTCATCGCCGCCGAGGACCGCTCGCCGATCGACGCCGACGCCGACCGCTTCGCCCGCATCACCGCCTTCGCCCTGCTGATCCTGGGCGGCGGCCTGATCGCCGCCGTGGTGGTGCAGGTGCGGGTGGGCCTGCTGCCGATGTTCCGGCTGCGGCGCGAGGTGGCGTCGGTGCGCCGTGGCCGGGCCGAGAAGCTGGAGGGGGCCTATCCCGAAGAGCTGGAGCCCCTGGCCGTCGAGCTGAACGCCCTGCTGGCTCACAACCAGGAGGTCGTCGAGCGCCAGCGCACCCACGTCGGCAACCTGGCTCACGCCCTGAAGACGCCGCTGTCGGTGATGCTGACCGAGGCGGGCCAGCGGCCCGGCGCCCTCGCTGAAGTTGTCGAGCGCCAGGCCCAGACCATGCGCGAGCAGGTCGACCACCATCTGCGCCGGGCCCGCGCCGCCGCCCGCTCCCAGACCTCGGGCGAGCGCACCCCGGTCGAGCCGATCATGGACGAGCTGGCTGTCACCCTGGAGCGAATCTTCCAGGACAGGAACGAAGGACGGGGCGTCGAGATCGATTGGCGCTGCCCCGAGAACCTGTGCTTCCAGGGCGAGCGCCAGGACTTCATGGAGCTGGCCGGCAACGTCATGGAAAACGCCGGCAAGTGGTGCAAGGCCAAGGTCCGCGCCGAGGCCGTGGCCAGCTCGCCCGAACAGATGACCCTGGTCGTCGACGACGACGGCCCGGGCCTGCCGCCGGATCGCTGGGCCGACGCGTTGAAGCGCGGCCAGCGGATGGACGAGCACACCCCGGGCTCGGGCCTGGGCCTGTCGATCGTCGACGAACTGGCCCGCGCCTACGGCGGCTCGGTCACCCTGGGCGCCTCGCCGCTGGGCGGACTGAGGGTGACCCTGGTGTTGCCGAGATCGGAAGGGTGA
- a CDS encoding response regulator transcription factor, with protein sequence MRILLVEDDPDLSRQLKLALGDAGYAVDHAADGEEAQFLGETEPYDAVVLDLGLPKVDGVSVLERWRRGSVATPVLILTARGSWNEKVAGFDAGADDYLTKPFHTEELLARLRALLRRSSGHASPTLSCGGLRLDPRAARASVNGEPLRLTSLEYRLLHYMMMHQGRVIGRTELVEHLYDQDFDRDSNTIEVFIGRLRKKLGSDRIETVRGLGYRLTPLEGEATEG encoded by the coding sequence ATGCGTATCCTGCTTGTCGAAGACGATCCGGACCTGTCGCGCCAGCTGAAGCTGGCCCTGGGCGACGCCGGCTACGCCGTCGACCACGCCGCCGACGGCGAAGAGGCCCAGTTCCTGGGCGAGACCGAGCCCTATGACGCCGTCGTGCTGGACCTGGGCCTGCCCAAGGTGGACGGCGTGTCGGTGCTGGAGCGCTGGCGGCGCGGCAGCGTCGCCACCCCGGTGCTGATCCTGACCGCGCGCGGCTCGTGGAACGAGAAGGTGGCGGGCTTCGACGCCGGCGCCGACGACTACCTGACCAAGCCGTTCCACACCGAGGAACTGCTGGCCCGCCTGCGGGCCCTGCTGCGCCGCTCGTCCGGTCACGCCTCGCCGACCCTGTCGTGCGGCGGCCTGCGCCTGGACCCGCGCGCGGCCCGGGCCAGCGTCAACGGCGAGCCCCTGCGCCTGACCTCGCTGGAATACCGCCTGCTGCACTACATGATGATGCACCAGGGCCGGGTGATCGGCCGCACCGAGCTGGTCGAGCATCTGTACGACCAGGACTTCGACCGCGACAGCAACACCATCGAGGTGTTCATCGGCCGCCTGCGCAAGAAGCTGGGCAGCGACCGCATCGAGACCGTGCGCGGCCTGGGCTATCGCCTGACGCCGCTGGAAGGCGAGGCGACGGAAGGCTGA
- a CDS encoding PepSY domain-containing protein, translating to MKPIHFLFAAALAAAALPGVASAQRGPDSLGADWRARQDQARGGVQSGQLVPLSRVIEQIGRRTPGRVLDAGLEGDNYRVRWATTDGRRIDFIVDARTGQILSAN from the coding sequence ATGAAGCCGATCCATTTCCTCTTCGCCGCCGCCCTGGCCGCCGCCGCCCTCCCGGGCGTGGCGTCCGCGCAGCGCGGCCCGGACTCGCTGGGCGCCGACTGGCGCGCCCGGCAGGACCAGGCGCGTGGGGGCGTGCAGTCGGGCCAGCTGGTGCCGCTGAGCCGGGTGATCGAGCAGATCGGCCGCCGCACGCCGGGCCGCGTCCTCGACGCCGGCCTGGAAGGCGACAACTATCGCGTACGTTGGGCCACGACCGACGGCCGCCGCATCGACTTCATCGTCGACGCCCGGACCGGCCAGATCCTCAGCGCCAACTAA
- a CDS encoding transferrin-binding protein-like solute binding protein, which produces MKTIVKILLMSTAASALTACGGGGGGGGGGGGGPDTGVVTSPPPLATLLISPIAGLVGGSGGAVVGADANSLAISDPDAPNATTYGALKISGNETVRVRFSAGGATVDETLAPSTYKGSVRFVTGSFPTTGGNYIRGLDSLQWGTDRSTLALISLEEGAVSMGVPALSGDVTDWVTAVYWTNSALNGSGSSNVFGLLGDLATGAPTTGVARFRGEAIGSLDTSRRFWGRAGLDVDFAAGTVRGGVEDIVLDFTPVTTRYDFSYEGALSGGKFNTTTVKALFLPGATGEVHGQLYGAGSDLEAGGSFALTTSAGKMVGVFVAGKPTTDGLFGAAALTLRPSVANLLWDASTSSATYNQNNIELGGNNELVSFTPGGFDGGDDSYEFYLDNGAAMMNFAFTPAEYQGVKTTTMARPGTYSALAGTNFRWLQTDVWTRSNGITLNRYRLGINVDNRWIQPALVQALEYVNPIISAGVEHRAYVQTGARALAPTTGTALYRGESIGAMADNQSGMRYRTTARATVEVLFGSGEVRGVLDSFTRYAPDDTVALSGLGVIELAFNGTVNAARGFDAAVVNQTFYTGMTPTTLTGHVRGDFYGQTASEMGGIYDVNIGALGSMAGVFVAGRNAWTPSLGYVPGQVYTDTPGDSLAAMTTAPFSNIRFSWTRNGPSDYDDTGRLQASGARPVNVTFNQAGGGQNAEAIGDQWSVQGLVGYNTATAVPNSPVFASAVERVSGLDLNYASLVSWEEPLLSDQQTFVAVGQRTLDMPTTGAAEYKGMMFGQYRFAGGGVAASQGEATMSVNFATGALTGTAKNAYPSSGTPDLGFTFKGAIAGAQFNGDFANSDKTLAGDIKGLFAGPGAAEAAATFMSTQAPAGASYHGGLVVKK; this is translated from the coding sequence ATGAAGACCATCGTCAAGATCCTGCTGATGAGCACGGCGGCCAGCGCCCTGACCGCGTGCGGCGGTGGAGGCGGCGGCGGCGGTGGCGGCGGCGGCGGTCCGGACACCGGCGTGGTCACCTCGCCGCCGCCGCTCGCCACCCTGCTGATCTCGCCGATCGCGGGCCTAGTGGGCGGCTCCGGCGGCGCGGTCGTCGGGGCTGACGCCAACAGCCTGGCGATCAGCGACCCCGACGCACCCAACGCGACCACTTATGGGGCGCTGAAGATCAGCGGCAACGAGACGGTGCGAGTGAGGTTCTCGGCCGGCGGCGCGACGGTGGACGAGACCTTGGCGCCCTCGACCTATAAGGGCTCGGTTCGGTTCGTCACCGGTTCGTTTCCCACGACCGGCGGCAACTACATTCGCGGTCTGGACAGCCTGCAATGGGGCACCGACCGCAGCACCCTGGCGCTGATCAGCCTGGAGGAAGGCGCGGTGTCGATGGGCGTGCCGGCCCTCAGCGGCGACGTCACGGACTGGGTGACGGCGGTCTATTGGACGAACAGCGCGCTCAACGGCAGCGGTTCCAGCAACGTCTTCGGCCTGTTGGGCGACCTGGCCACGGGCGCGCCCACCACCGGCGTCGCCCGCTTCCGAGGCGAGGCGATCGGCAGCCTGGACACTTCCCGGCGGTTCTGGGGGCGGGCCGGGCTCGACGTCGATTTCGCGGCCGGAACCGTGCGCGGCGGCGTCGAGGACATCGTGCTCGACTTCACCCCGGTAACCACGCGCTACGATTTCAGCTACGAAGGCGCGCTTTCGGGCGGCAAGTTCAACACCACCACGGTCAAGGCGCTGTTCCTGCCTGGCGCCACGGGCGAGGTGCATGGCCAGCTCTACGGCGCCGGGAGCGATCTCGAAGCGGGGGGCTCCTTCGCGCTGACGACCTCGGCGGGCAAGATGGTCGGCGTGTTCGTGGCCGGCAAGCCGACCACGGACGGCCTGTTCGGGGCGGCGGCGCTCACCTTGCGGCCTTCGGTGGCCAACCTGTTGTGGGACGCCAGCACCAGCAGCGCGACCTACAACCAGAACAATATCGAGCTGGGCGGCAACAACGAGCTGGTCAGCTTCACGCCCGGCGGCTTCGACGGCGGCGACGACAGCTACGAGTTCTATCTCGACAACGGCGCGGCGATGATGAACTTCGCCTTCACGCCCGCCGAATACCAGGGCGTCAAGACGACGACGATGGCGCGCCCGGGCACCTACAGCGCGCTGGCCGGGACCAACTTCCGCTGGCTGCAGACCGACGTCTGGACCCGGTCCAACGGGATCACGCTGAACCGCTACCGGCTGGGGATCAACGTCGACAACCGCTGGATCCAGCCAGCGCTGGTGCAGGCCCTGGAATACGTCAATCCGATCATCTCGGCCGGCGTCGAGCATCGCGCCTATGTGCAGACCGGCGCGCGCGCCCTGGCGCCCACCACCGGGACCGCGCTCTATCGCGGGGAATCGATCGGCGCGATGGCCGACAACCAGTCGGGCATGCGCTACCGCACCACGGCGCGGGCCACCGTCGAGGTGCTGTTCGGCTCGGGCGAGGTGCGTGGGGTCCTGGACAGCTTCACGCGCTACGCGCCCGACGACACGGTCGCCTTGAGCGGACTCGGGGTGATCGAACTGGCCTTTAACGGCACGGTGAACGCCGCTCGCGGCTTCGACGCCGCCGTGGTCAACCAGACCTTCTACACAGGCATGACGCCCACGACCCTGACGGGGCATGTGCGCGGCGACTTCTACGGCCAGACGGCGTCGGAGATGGGCGGTATCTACGACGTCAACATCGGCGCGCTGGGTTCGATGGCCGGGGTCTTCGTGGCGGGCCGCAACGCCTGGACGCCCAGCCTGGGCTACGTGCCGGGCCAGGTGTACACCGACACCCCCGGCGACAGCCTCGCGGCCATGACGACCGCGCCGTTCAGCAACATCCGCTTCAGCTGGACCCGCAACGGACCCAGCGACTACGACGATACCGGCCGTCTTCAGGCGAGCGGTGCGCGGCCCGTCAACGTGACCTTCAACCAGGCCGGAGGCGGACAAAACGCCGAGGCCATCGGCGACCAGTGGAGCGTTCAGGGACTGGTCGGCTACAACACCGCCACGGCTGTTCCCAACTCCCCCGTCTTCGCCAGCGCGGTGGAGCGGGTTTCCGGTCTGGACCTGAACTACGCCAGCCTGGTCTCCTGGGAGGAACCGCTGCTCTCCGACCAGCAAACCTTCGTCGCCGTCGGCCAGCGAACCCTCGACATGCCCACGACCGGCGCGGCCGAGTACAAGGGCATGATGTTTGGCCAGTATCGCTTCGCGGGCGGCGGGGTCGCCGCCAGCCAGGGCGAGGCGACCATGTCGGTGAACTTCGCCACGGGCGCCCTGACCGGTACGGCCAAGAACGCGTATCCGAGCAGCGGGACGCCGGACCTGGGCTTCACCTTCAAGGGCGCGATCGCCGGCGCGCAGTTCAACGGCGACTTCGCCAACAGCGACAAGACGCTGGCCGGCGATATCAAGGGGCTGTTCGCCGGACCCGGGGCGGCGGAGGCGGCGGCGACCTTCATGTCGACCCAGGCGCCGGCCGGGGCGTCGTACCACGGCGGCTTGGTCGTGAAGAAATAA
- a CDS encoding surface lipoprotein assembly modifier, with protein sequence MAFVSLAGVAQAAVPAVEAASPPSSSPSSSPVSLEAVGTEVGWLMSRGEWRKAQAALERLPPAALGAPDVQFVRAFLARRLGQPDKAVDFYQRMLDGDGNLLRVRLELADTFLEAGDDRAAEHNYRLALASTPPPAVRERVEARLKTIAERRRWRYSFNVAVAPDSNVNAATDARELRIFGLPFELSDEARRTSGVSLSTAASAERTVPLRGSTRLALGGWGRFTDNEGKSFDDGALGFRAGPQFWLGAVRVDAQVMADRRWFGGEGLSRTAGVQTDLQWGWGQSQRHATFAAQRLDYDVGDARDAWIYSAEWDRTRFLSATRFWRLTLAANRADAAADTESFWLGRASAGLYQTLPAGLAVWVEPSVERRDYDAPGAFSDKARRDVELALAARLFKRDWRWRGFSPYVGAEKSRNFSNLDINDYTRLKVEFGATRTF encoded by the coding sequence GTGGCTTTCGTGAGTTTGGCCGGCGTCGCGCAGGCCGCTGTTCCGGCGGTCGAGGCGGCGTCTCCCCCATCCTCGTCCCCCTCGTCTTCGCCCGTGTCGCTGGAGGCGGTCGGGACCGAGGTCGGCTGGCTGATGTCGCGCGGCGAGTGGCGCAAGGCCCAGGCGGCGCTGGAGCGGCTGCCGCCGGCGGCGCTGGGCGCCCCCGACGTTCAGTTCGTGCGGGCCTTCCTGGCGCGACGGCTGGGCCAGCCCGACAAGGCGGTCGACTTCTACCAGCGCATGCTCGACGGCGACGGCAATCTGCTGCGCGTGCGCCTGGAGCTGGCCGACACCTTCCTGGAGGCCGGCGACGACCGGGCCGCCGAGCACAACTATCGACTGGCCCTGGCCTCGACGCCCCCGCCGGCGGTGCGCGAGCGCGTCGAGGCGCGGCTGAAGACCATCGCCGAGCGCCGCCGCTGGCGCTACAGCTTCAACGTCGCCGTCGCGCCCGACAGCAACGTCAACGCCGCCACCGACGCGCGCGAGCTGCGGATCTTCGGCCTGCCGTTCGAACTGTCGGACGAGGCGCGCCGCACATCGGGCGTCAGCCTCAGCACCGCGGCGTCGGCCGAGCGCACCGTGCCGCTGCGGGGCTCGACCCGCCTGGCGCTCGGCGGCTGGGGCCGGTTCACCGACAACGAAGGCAAGAGCTTCGACGACGGGGCGCTGGGCTTCCGCGCGGGGCCGCAGTTCTGGCTGGGCGCGGTGCGGGTCGACGCCCAGGTCATGGCCGACCGGCGCTGGTTCGGCGGCGAGGGGCTGTCCAGGACGGCCGGGGTGCAGACCGACCTGCAATGGGGCTGGGGCCAGTCCCAGCGCCACGCCACGTTCGCCGCCCAGCGCCTGGACTACGACGTCGGCGACGCCCGCGACGCCTGGATCTACAGCGCCGAATGGGACCGCACCCGTTTCCTCAGCGCCACGCGGTTCTGGCGGCTGACCCTGGCGGCCAATCGGGCCGATGCGGCGGCGGACACTGAGTCCTTCTGGCTGGGTCGGGCCTCGGCCGGCCTCTACCAGACCTTGCCGGCGGGCCTGGCCGTCTGGGTCGAGCCTTCGGTCGAGCGCCGCGACTACGACGCGCCGGGCGCCTTCAGCGACAAGGCGCGCCGCGATGTCGAGCTGGCCCTGGCCGCCCGACTGTTCAAGCGCGATTGGCGCTGGCGCGGCTTCAGCCCCTATGTCGGGGCGGAGAAGAGCCGCAACTTCAGCAACCTTGACATCAATGACTACACTCGACTTAAGGTCGAATTCGGGGCGACGCGGACGTTCTGA
- the mazF gene encoding endoribonuclease MazF produces MTGYVPEAGDIVWLEFDPQAGHEQAGHRPALVLSPAAYNGKRGMMVCCPMSSRIKGYPFEVVVPGEEPSVVLADQVKSLDWVARRARKKDAAPAPVLAEVRAKLKALLAL; encoded by the coding sequence ATGACAGGCTACGTGCCCGAGGCCGGCGACATCGTCTGGCTGGAATTCGATCCGCAGGCGGGGCACGAGCAAGCCGGTCATCGTCCCGCTCTGGTGTTGTCGCCCGCCGCCTACAACGGCAAACGCGGCATGATGGTCTGTTGCCCGATGAGCAGCCGGATCAAAGGCTATCCCTTCGAAGTGGTCGTCCCCGGCGAGGAGCCGAGCGTGGTCCTGGCCGATCAGGTCAAGAGTCTGGATTGGGTCGCACGCCGGGCCCGAAAGAAGGACGCGGCGCCCGCGCCGGTTCTGGCCGAGGTCCGGGCCAAGCTAAAGGCGTTGTTGGCGCTGTGA
- a CDS encoding AbrB/MazE/SpoVT family DNA-binding domain-containing protein encodes MQVLIKKWGNSASVRIPATVMAAASLSVDQAVEVREENGRIVIEPIRAPTYTLDELLADMRPESFPDDEGFGPAVGQEAW; translated from the coding sequence GTGCAGGTGCTGATCAAGAAGTGGGGCAACAGCGCCTCGGTGCGCATTCCCGCCACCGTGATGGCCGCCGCCTCGCTGAGCGTCGATCAGGCGGTTGAGGTGCGCGAGGAGAACGGGCGCATCGTGATCGAACCCATACGCGCGCCCACCTACACTCTGGACGAATTGCTGGCCGACATGAGGCCAGAGAGCTTTCCGGACGATGAGGGCTTTGGTCCCGCTGTCGGTCAAGAAGCCTGGTGA
- a CDS encoding DnaJ C-terminal domain-containing protein yields MARDPYLELGVSRTASAAEIRKAFHKLAKQHHPDANKGDKKSEEKFKQVSAAFDILGDADKRKKFDAGEIDADGRETMRGFGGGGGGNPFGAGFGGRGRAGGMGGGEGPEIDLNDLFGDILGRNRGGFGGGGAGGGFSPKGADVRARLDIDLEEAIKGGKKRVAFSDGRTIDVTIPTGAQEGQTLRLKGQGSPGRGGQGDALIELAIKPHPIYRPENGALVMDLPITVPDAVLGGKVEAPTPDGPVTLSIPKGSNSGAKLRLKGRGLADAKGHRGDLFARLVVTLPDTPDAELEKFAETWREKRPYAPKRR; encoded by the coding sequence TTGGCGCGCGACCCGTATCTGGAGCTTGGCGTTTCCCGCACCGCGAGCGCGGCGGAAATCCGCAAGGCGTTCCACAAGCTCGCCAAGCAGCATCACCCCGACGCCAACAAGGGCGACAAGAAGTCGGAAGAGAAGTTCAAGCAGGTCAGCGCCGCCTTCGACATCCTGGGCGACGCCGACAAGCGCAAGAAGTTCGACGCCGGCGAGATCGACGCCGACGGCCGTGAAACCATGCGCGGCTTTGGCGGCGGCGGGGGCGGCAACCCGTTCGGCGCCGGCTTCGGCGGTCGCGGTCGCGCGGGCGGCATGGGCGGCGGCGAGGGGCCGGAGATCGACCTCAACGACCTGTTCGGCGACATCCTGGGCCGCAATCGTGGCGGCTTCGGCGGGGGCGGCGCCGGCGGCGGCTTCTCGCCCAAGGGCGCGGACGTGCGCGCCCGGCTCGACATCGACCTGGAAGAGGCGATCAAGGGCGGCAAGAAGCGCGTGGCCTTCTCCGACGGCCGCACCATCGACGTGACCATCCCGACCGGCGCCCAGGAAGGCCAGACCCTGCGCCTGAAGGGGCAGGGCAGCCCCGGCCGGGGCGGGCAGGGCGACGCCCTGATCGAGCTGGCCATCAAGCCGCACCCGATCTATCGGCCCGAGAACGGCGCCCTGGTCATGGACCTGCCGATCACCGTCCCCGACGCGGTGCTGGGCGGCAAGGTCGAGGCCCCCACGCCCGACGGCCCGGTGACCCTGTCGATCCCCAAGGGTTCCAACAGCGGCGCCAAGCTGCGCCTCAAGGGCCGCGGCCTCGCCGACGCCAAGGGCCACCGCGGCGACCTCTTCGCCCGCCTGGTGGTGACCCTGCCGGATACGCCCGACGCGGAACTGGAAAAGTTCGCGGAGACCTGGCGCGAGAAGCGGCCGTACGCGCCCAAGCGGCGGTAG